GCGCGCCCCTTCGCGACGACCGCGGCGAACTCGGCCACGCGCCGTCCGAGGTGCTCCGCCGTCTTGAGGTCGCTCGGAAGCGGCGCGACGTCCGGGCCTTGGTCGGCGTTGCTCTGCGCCATCGCGCCGAGCGACGAGCCGAGACGGTTGAGGTCCTCCACGCTGCCGGTCGAACTGTTGTTCCCCGGCAGCAGCCCGAGGCTCACCCAGATCATCCCGTGCTGCGCGGCGAAGACGGCGAGCGAGGCGAGGGTGTTCTGCTTGTCGCCGTTCTGGCTGGCGGAGTTGGTGAAGCCGGCGGCGATCTTGTCCTTCCACGCTTGGGCGGCCCAGCGCTTGGACGACTTCTCCATGAAGAGCTTGAACTCCGCGCTCTCGTTCGCCATGTAGGTCGGCGTGCCGAAGATCAGCGCGTCGGCGGCGTCGAGCTCCTCCCACCGCGCGTCCACCTCGCCGACCGGCACGAGCGCGACGTTGGATCCGGAAACGGAGGCCGCGCCGCGCGCGA
The sequence above is drawn from the bacterium genome and encodes:
- a CDS encoding flavodoxin family protein; translated protein: MNVAVVFHSGYGHTAKQAEAVARGAASVSGSNVALVPVGEVDARWEELDAADALIFGTPTYMANESAEFKLFMEKSSKRWAAQAWKDKIAAGFTNSASQNGDKQNTLASLAVFAAQHGMIWVSLGLLPGNNSSTGSVEDLNRLGSSLGAMAQSNADQGPDVAPLPSDLKTAEHLGRRVAEFAAVVAKGRA